ccatcttggcctcccaaagtgctgggattacaggtgtgagccatcacgcccggacttttttttttattttttgagacgacgtttcactcttgttgcccacggtggagtgcaatggcaccatctcagctcactgccacctcctcctcccaggttcaagcgattatcctgcctcagcctctcgagtagctgggattacaggcacccaacaccaaacccagctaacttattgtatttttagtagagatgggatgtcaccatgttggccaggatggtcttgaacccctgacctctaaTGATCCACCTGAATTggtttcccaaaatgttgggattacaggcacaagccactgcgcccagcccctcccATACCTCTTTTGGCCAAGGCAGCACAATTCAGAAGAATCTTGCCAGGGAAGACTGGTAAATGGACGTCAACGTGATGCCTATGGCTCCTGGTGGATTTAGATACCTCCTGGTGCTTATTGATATCTTTACCAGTTGCACGGGGGCTTTTCCATGCCAGACTGAAAACGCAGGAGATCAATGATCAACCTTCAACTATTTACTAGCAGAACACTGAGGGGACTGTGCGGTCACCAATACCTCCTAGTGCACTTGGATAAACACCTCCCAGGAAATAGAGATGAATAGAAAGGACATAGTCAAACAAGCAGAATGGCTGCATTCCTTCAACCAGAAGGGtccattagtctgttttcacactgctataaagaactatgagaaactgggtaatttatgaagaaaagaggtttaattgactcacagttctgcaggctgtacaggatgcatggctagggaggcctcaggaaactgacaatcacggcagaaggcgaaggggaagcaggcacgtctggCCATGTtggagcaggagagacagagagagtgaagTGGGAGGGCTGcacgcttttaaacaaccagctcccaCAAGCGCTCACTcaatatcacgagaacagcaagggggaagtcggcccccatgagccaatcacctcccaccaggtccctcccacaacactgggaattacaatttgacatgagatttgggtgtggatacAGAGCTGAACCATGTCAAGGGTAGTTCAACCGctgagattgattgattgattgattgattgactgagatggagtcctgctctgttacctaggctggagtgcagtggcacaatctcggctcactgcaacctccgcctcccaggttcaagcgactctcctgcctcagcctcccgagtagctgggactacagcacatgccaccatgcctagctaatttttgtatttttagtagagacagggcttcaccatgtttgccaggctggtcttgaactcctgacctcatgatcacccTGCCTCGGCTTTTCTTTGCTGTGGCTCTTTCCCCTCTAAACTGTTCTAGATTCCCAGGCGCCCTGCCAGaacaggtgtgggccaccctGGGGTGAGCTGCCTCCCAGAGGCCTGGAAGGACCAGGCCTTGCCAATCACCGACAAGGGACGTAGAAGAGCACCCCCAAAGGACAGTAGGTCCCCGCCCCGATCTGGCCCACAGCACCCGAGGGACCCTGCAGCACTACAGAAGTCCCATGGGGCAGACAGGAGCCACAGGCCCAGACTCCACAGCCCCTCAGTCCACATGTCCTGGAGCCTGTGGTGGAAGTCCCTGCTGTTCCATCACCGCCGCCTCTCCCCCAGGACCTCCGAAGAAACAGGCCAGGGCTGTCCCAGGCCTGGGCACACGGGCCAGTGTCCAGCCCACCCCGTCTGCCCCTCCAGGCCCCGCCCTCACCTGGAAGCACTCCTCCAGCAGGGACAGCTCACTGATGAGGTCGGTGATGGCGTTGGTAAAGGCTTCCTGGGGGCTGTAGTCTGGCGTGGTCTGCACTCGGATGATGATCTTGTGCTCCAAGGGGTGGGGGACTTTGTAGCCAGCAAATAGCACTTGCGGGTCCTTTAGGAGTTGTCTGAGGTCCAGGGACAGACAGTGTGAGGGTCTAGCCTCATGCCCAAGCTGGGTAGCAGCCAGCTCAGAGCAGAAGAACAGACTTTCTAGCCAAAAATCCCCCCCagcttttttccccaaaagtcTTCAAGGAAAGTAACACTTTTAGGAAGATACCTCATGTGGGGACGCCCtacccccgccacacacacacaccctgcatcCATGAGGTTGAAGGACCTGAGCTGGAAACAGATTCCAGCAACCTCTTCCCACCGAACACCGCAGTGCTGGCAAAGAGATCTCCCAGGCAGCGAATGTCCAGCCAGTGTTCAGTGACTCAGACCCAAAAAGCCCACAAAGAGCCTCCACGCAGCAAATAAAGGCAGCAGGAGAGGAGGGCCAGCTCCCggcagtgagtggaatgcaaatgGAACTCTGCCCTCCGAGCAGCACAGCCGCCAGCAGCTGGCCACGCACGCTGGGCCTTGTGCCATGGGGCTGCGTCACATACTGTGCCCTGGCACGCAGGGGTCTCCTCTAGAGCGGCTCAGAGTGGTGTGAGCACCACAAGGGGGACCCATGCATAGGTGGCAACACTGAGCTCAAGAGCAGGGGAGCAGCAGGGCCCCAGGAGAGCTTGGGTGCCCCACTGGCTGGGCTCTGGGCAGGAGTCCTCCATCCCCGTGCCTGACCACACCAGGAGACTGGGCAGACCCCACTCACAGACGGGGAAAAGCCTGGCTTCGCTGGTGGCACCAGAGGGAAGAGCCAAGTCTACAGTAAAATGACAAGTCCCTGGGCCAGAATGGCAGACACATCCCTGACCAACCACCTGGCTAGGACCTCACTGGTATAAACAAACACCCACCAACTAATGCAGGGCGCCCATTAGGGGCACTGGATAGCCACAGAactacttctttctcttgttaaATAGAAGTTCTAGTCTCTGCCACATACATCTTAGAGGCCCAGGTGGCACTGAGGTCACAAACGGGTGGCATGAGGGGAGCTAATCTTGACTGCTTTTCAATGTCCCTCAGCATGAATAACACACAGGCCTACTGTGCTGGAATCTGCTGCTCGTTCATTTACAGAATGTGCACTTAATGGTGAAtgtaaggccgggcgcagtagctcacgtctgtaatcccagcactttgggaagccggcaggtggatcacctgaggtcaggagttcgagaccagcctggccaacacagtgaatccccgtctctactaaaaacacaaaaattagccggccatcgtggcgtgggcctgtagtcccagctactaggaaggctgaagcaggagaatcacttgaacccgggaggcggaggttgcagtgagcaagatcgtgccattgcactccagcctgggcaacaaagagagaaaattccatctcaaaaacaaacaaacaaaaaaaaacagtgaatgtAAATGCACGTGTTCATCTACAGAATAAGCCACTACAGAAGCGTGGCTTATGTGAAGACATGGAGGTCGGTGTCATTTTGATAAAAAGGTACCAAGATTATAAAATGCCCAGAGCAAGCCCCCAGAAGGACTTCCTGTAGCTCAGAGAGACTGAGGAAGACTTGGAACTTGTGCTTTGCCCAGAGGGGCCCATTAAACACAGCCCCTGAGAGCCTGTGACGGGAAACTTACGATTTAATGATGTTTCCCAGTGTGTGGTCTTCTTTGTTGATGGTGAACAAACAGGCATTGGGTACCTTGGTGTCCTTGTTAATGCTGATCCTAGGAAGACACAGAGGCCACAGATGAGGAGCAGGggctcccctcctcccaccctgagTCTAAACCCTGTCTCCtcccggccaggtgtggtggctcgtgtctgtaatcccaacactttgggaggctgaggtggatggatgacctgaggtcagaagttcaagaccagcctgcccaacatggcaaaaccctgtctgtactaaaaatacaaaaaaaaaaaaaaaaaaaaaaaattagctgagtgtggtgatccatgcctgtagtcctagctacttgggagactgaggcaggagaatgacttgaacctgggaggtggagttgcagtgagccgagatcatgccactgcactccagcctgggcaacagagtggaactctgtatcaaaaatataaaaataaaaaggaaaaataagctcTGCCTCTTCCTGAAGGCCTTTCTCAATCTCTTCATCCCATAAAGGCCTCGCCAACCCGGTCCCCTACTTCCTGCTACCCCAGGTCTATGGAACCTTGGCCTTTTCTgaattcctccttttttttttccggtagagatggggttttgccttgttgtcctcgctggtcctgaactcctcgcctcaaatgatctctcctgctgcccaggctggagtgcagtggtgtgatcatagctcactgcagcctccaactcctcggctaaagtgatcctcctgccttagcctcctgagtacctgggaccacaggcgcacgtcatcatgcctggcctgttcCTTTTTTCTTATGCCAACATAATGAAGCAACCAAAAGGTGAAGAAGAGAGGCCCTGAAGTTACACGGTGAGGCTGGTCCTGACCCTGTGAGTTCCGAAAGCAACCAtccccctggctggagtgtgcagtCCTTCCATCCATTCCCCAAAACAAGTCATGCTCTGGCATTTACTATGATTTTAGTGAACGCTTAGATGGACAAAGACAGGAAACTTCCATTGGATTTTCCAAGACAAGGGGTTTTCAGAGTGCAGTTCCCAGATAAGCAGCATCAGAAtcccctgggaacttgttagagtCTCCCACCTCCCACTTACTGGACCCAGAACTCTGGAGGTGGGGCGCAGGGATCTATGGTTTAAGAAGctcttcaggtgattctaatgcacacTCAATTTGAGGGCAACTATGCTGACAGTAAAAATCTCACACAGGTGAGAGGTATCaagttgaatattcttttttctaaGGTGGTTTCTCCAGGCTGACACCACACACATTTTAGGGTGCATAATTCTTTCCTGTGGGGTGCTGTCTTGTGGACATTGTAGGACatcagcagcatccctgacctctatCCAGTAGATTCCAGTCATAACCCCCTTTGACAACCAATAATGTTCTCAGTTATTGCCACATGTCCCTTGTGCGGCCAAATGGTCCCCAGTTGAGAGTCTGCTCTAAAGGAGGCCGAAGTGGCTGGCAAGGGCCAGACCAAGACCTCTGCACGCCAACCTGGGAACAATAAGAGCCAATGGTTATGAGGTTTTCCAGGTGCTGAGCTTTGGACCAAGAGTTTTACACAAATTACCTCAtccaattctttttattttgagacaggattgcgctcagtcgcccaggctggagtgcagtgatgcgatcaaagctcactgcagcctggaactcctgtgctcaagcaatcctcccacctgagcctcccaaagtgccgggattaaaAGCGGGAACCAGCGCACCTGGCCAGATCCTTTTGTTTtgtgaaacggagtttcgctcttgttgctcaggctggagtgcaatggcgtgatctccgctcacctcaacctccacttcccaggttcaagtgattctcctgcctcagccttctgagtagctgggattacaggcatctgccaccacgcccggctaattttgtatttttagtagagacagggtttctccatgttggtcaggctggtcttgaactcccgacctcaggtgatccgcccgcctcgggctcccagagtgctgggattacaggtgtcagccaccgcacccggcctgaatcCCACGTTTAAGTACAATAATAaactcattttccagatgaggaaacagggccTCCGACAGATCAAGCCACTCGCCCACAGATACAGAGTGAGCCCAAGCTCTCTCCCCTGGACTCCTTCAACCCGCAGGGAGCGAGGAGCCACTGCGGCTTTTACGCAGGCCGCTGACAGATCGGAGGGGATGAAGGATGGAGGTGGCGGGCGAGAGACAAAAGAGGAAGCTGCCAGATCCCAGAGGAAAAGGGCTATGGAGAACCAGACACTCTGGGTTCGAATACAAGCGCCGCCATTTCCTGTGTCCGTGGCAACTTGCTCGCCTccaagcctcagtgtcctcatctgcaaaatggacacACTCGCGACTGCCTCGCGGAACGGCCTTAAATTTGGCTGACACAGGCCGAGCGGACGATCAAGCAAAAGCTGTTTCCCTCCCGGGGCAAGAGATGGGCAGGAGACACCCCAGAATGCGACAGCCGCAGGCCCGCGCACCTCGGCCCGCCGCAGCCGGCGTCACTTACTTCTTCTCGCCCTCGAAGAGCAAGAACGACTCGAAGGCTGGAGGGGCGTTCATGCTCCCGCTGCCGTTGCGTCCAGATCGCAAGTGTCCGCCGCCGCCGTTGCGTCCAGACCCCAAGtgtccgccgccgccgccaccacaGCCCTAATAAGAGGCCTCTTCCGGATTACTCAGGCGGGGCAAACCCGCGCAAGGATCGACTCATTGCCCCCTGTCGGGCTGGAGGATCTTGCGCAGGCGCGAGAAAACCCCGAGCGAGGCCAGTGCCTCTGCGCATGCGTCAGTGGCGAGGGCActgccacccacccaccccccggCCCCACCCGCACCCCGGCATGGCTTTCCCCCGTGGGCGCTTTTCGGCGCATGCTCAGAGCGCCGGGAGCGCTGTTCTGCCCCTACAGAGGCCGCCTAGTCCTGGCTGAGCGGGAACCTCAAGCTGTACCTTTCTCCTTTCCCCATGTCCCTTGATCTCTCTTTGGAAACGTGCACCCCCTTGGAGTGCGCAGCAGGAGGCCCCTGAATAGAGAGAATAAAGCTAAGGGGTAGTGGACAGCTGCGGCTAGCAG
This genomic interval from Gorilla gorilla gorilla isolate KB3781 chromosome 6, NHGRI_mGorGor1-v2.1_pri, whole genome shotgun sequence contains the following:
- the LOC109027627 gene encoding DNA-directed RNA polymerase II subunit RPB11-b2 isoform X2 encodes the protein MNAPPAFESFLLFEGEKKISINKDTKVPNACLFTINKEDHTLGNIIKSQLLKDPQVLFAGYKVPHPLEHKIIIRVQTTPDYSPQEAFTNAITDLISELSLLEECFQTCLLPLRLLP
- the LOC109027627 gene encoding DNA-directed RNA polymerase II subunit RPB11-a isoform X1; translation: MNAPPAFESFLLFEGEKKISINKDTKVPNACLFTINKEDHTLGNIIKSQLLKDPQVLFAGYKVPHPLEHKIIIRVQTTPDYSPQEAFTNAITDLISELSLLEECFQVRAGPGGADGVGWTLARVPRPGTALACFFGGPGGEAAVMEQQGLPPQAPGHVD